From Nevskia ramosa DSM 11499, the proteins below share one genomic window:
- a CDS encoding ATP-binding protein — MNIASPNRRPDARLWWLAVGMALSLIAASATALWHLRRDALAAQTRELSLLSLALADEVERSLQGAEEGLLAIRGELADARLPASGADAQVALQTRVKLMPLVQTLWLLGDGGQLIAGSDTSPAPEPASFLPALSGLAIDDIAISRPFRVDALPEAGVALAIRFRAVPGIGDGWIIAALPATSLLGAFSAASPAADARMAVFRADGARLAGLIVASQVLDEATLAQRLAARTSMELHRFRDGSERLVGLHRLQRYGLSVVMTRDLDAVLHEWRGATRLTAAALGLALLVLFAAVRVVQRADRRRSEAQQALQAQQARAGKLESLGTLAGSVAHDFNNLLASIVGFGEMARDLAPASGNQARYLDRVLQAAERGKSLVERILSFSKGGAQNSDIFELGPVIEEVLDLLAGSLRPGLVLERALEAPGALLRGDSTQAYEAVLNLCTNALQAMPDGGMVSVHLRRLEIGEAQVLSHSQLAVGRYLELSVADQGRGITPAVMEHLFEPFFTTRSSESGTGLGLAVVHGVVAEFGGAIDVRSRPGKGARFSLYLPEYRMGAASDQPLTETAVASAASGAARSETTVLVVDDEPALVDLLTAMLRGLGYQAEGSSDPQAVLQALREQPERYAIVITDETMPGLSGTAMTEALRQFAPRLPVLLISGYGGPALAERALAAGVTRVLAKPIERAELVQALDELLS; from the coding sequence ATGAATATCGCCTCCCCGAACAGACGACCCGATGCGAGGTTGTGGTGGCTGGCGGTGGGCATGGCGCTGAGCCTGATCGCCGCCTCTGCCACGGCGCTCTGGCATCTACGGCGGGACGCGCTGGCGGCCCAGACGCGGGAGCTGAGTCTGCTGTCGCTGGCGCTGGCCGACGAAGTCGAACGCAGCCTGCAAGGCGCCGAGGAAGGCTTGCTGGCGATTCGCGGCGAACTGGCCGACGCCCGTCTGCCGGCCAGCGGCGCCGACGCCCAGGTGGCGCTGCAGACCCGCGTCAAACTGATGCCGCTGGTACAGACCTTGTGGCTGCTCGGCGATGGCGGCCAGCTGATCGCCGGCTCGGATACCAGCCCCGCGCCGGAGCCTGCGAGCTTCCTGCCGGCCTTGTCCGGACTGGCGATCGACGATATCGCCATCAGCCGTCCGTTCCGGGTCGACGCCCTGCCGGAAGCCGGTGTTGCCCTCGCCATCCGCTTCCGTGCGGTGCCCGGCATCGGCGACGGCTGGATCATCGCCGCCTTGCCGGCAACCAGTCTGCTCGGCGCGTTCTCCGCCGCCAGCCCGGCCGCCGATGCGCGCATGGCCGTGTTCCGAGCCGATGGCGCGCGGCTGGCCGGCCTCATCGTCGCCAGCCAGGTGCTTGACGAAGCGACGTTGGCGCAGCGGCTGGCCGCACGTACGAGCATGGAACTGCATCGCTTCCGTGATGGCAGCGAGCGTCTGGTCGGTCTGCACCGGCTGCAGCGCTATGGCCTCAGTGTGGTCATGACCCGCGACCTCGATGCGGTGCTTCACGAATGGCGGGGAGCAACGCGGCTGACTGCCGCCGCACTCGGCCTGGCGCTGCTGGTGCTGTTCGCCGCGGTGCGCGTGGTGCAGCGCGCCGACCGACGGCGCAGCGAGGCGCAGCAGGCGCTGCAAGCCCAGCAGGCTCGCGCCGGCAAGCTGGAGTCCCTGGGTACCTTGGCCGGCAGCGTGGCGCACGACTTCAACAACCTGCTGGCCTCGATCGTCGGCTTCGGCGAAATGGCCCGCGACCTCGCGCCAGCGAGCGGCAACCAGGCGCGTTATCTCGATCGAGTGCTGCAGGCCGCCGAGCGCGGCAAGTCGCTGGTCGAACGCATCCTGTCGTTCAGCAAGGGCGGCGCGCAGAACTCGGACATCTTCGAACTCGGCCCGGTGATCGAGGAAGTGCTCGACCTGCTGGCCGGCTCGCTGCGTCCTGGCCTGGTGCTGGAGCGCGCGCTCGAAGCACCGGGTGCGCTGCTGCGCGGCGATTCCACCCAGGCCTACGAAGCGGTGCTTAATCTCTGCACCAACGCCCTGCAGGCGATGCCTGACGGCGGCATGGTCAGCGTCCATCTGCGGCGCCTGGAGATCGGCGAAGCGCAGGTGCTGTCGCACAGCCAGCTCGCTGTTGGTCGCTATCTGGAACTGAGTGTGGCCGACCAGGGCCGTGGCATCACACCGGCCGTGATGGAGCATCTGTTCGAGCCGTTCTTCACCACCCGCAGCAGCGAGTCCGGCACTGGTCTGGGACTGGCCGTGGTGCATGGCGTGGTCGCCGAGTTCGGCGGCGCGATCGACGTCCGCAGCCGTCCCGGCAAGGGCGCGCGCTTCAGCTTGTATCTGCCTGAATACCGGATGGGTGCGGCCAGCGATCAACCGCTGACAGAGACCGCCGTTGCGAGTGCAGCGAGCGGCGCAGCACGTTCTGAAACGACGGTACTGGTCGTCGATGACGAGCCGGCGCTGGTCGATCTGCTGACAGCGATGCTTCGCGGTCTCGGCTATCAGGCCGAAGGCAGCAGCGATCCTCAAGCCGTGTTGCAGGCGTTGCGCGAGCAGCCCGAGCGCTACGCCATCGTCATCACCGACGAGACCATGCCCGGCCTGAGCGGTACAGCCATGACCGAAGCGCTAC